From the genome of Homalodisca vitripennis isolate AUS2020 chromosome 8, UT_GWSS_2.1, whole genome shotgun sequence, one region includes:
- the LOC124368332 gene encoding G-protein coupled receptor 161-like, which yields MISLALGVPLTVVTVLGLFLNGYILIVVIFSKQIHTANNLLLLHLGVVDSLLCSMFLVFSAPSLLRGWTMPCTLHGFLFTLLHPVALWTVCGLNCDRYYAISAPLHYGALVSPKKVTIGLAATWLLALLLCIPPLFRVAPYSYHTALAGCAPDFTAGHAALWYYAVYTTFTLLLPAALILGCNLKVLMIARYHRHRIASAIFEVTLSAQVTITHQRNPFFLPGGLTSKFRGRSAVSTVLQLLGSFFVLYFPYYGVIVWESSASTFLVGKDFYTRVHPHLITLASTLLTCSPPVNGLLYGIKSKVLRKSFQNYWRKQMSKVEINHEIQARTPSACGSRRPSLTPLGILTRPTGSLLQRRLSEAFIDSNRSAQSSPKSKMTRISSELSWRPVSTSGLGLTFVGSDMEGDTLKRNQSVRPQHAASFSTLQVPHSEQDKLRNEELIRSFRIAIASTKNTEDDSKSPGIIRPVLKSSVSNTSLFVQRVLGAGNIRFNLKDNTPSVPQTRRSPRILITRAFSEESEPKTPSSPGTPNRKADLGKKHSVRLGHHTDL from the exons ATCCACACAGCCAACAATCTGCTGCTGCTCCACCTAGGAGTGGTGGACTCCCTGCTCTGCTCCATGTTCCTCGTATTCTCGGCTCCCTCGCTGCTGCGGGGGTGGACCATGCCCTGCACTCTCCACGGGTTCCTGTTCACTCTCCTCCACCCCGTGGCTCTGTGGACAGTCTGTGGGCTCAACTGTGACCGCTACTACGCTATCTCTGCCCCCCTCCATTATGGGGCTCTCGTCAGCCCCAAGAAG GTCACAATAGGGCTCGCTGCCACATGGTTGTTGGCACTTCTTCTGTGCATCCCTCCACTGTTTCGAGTCGCACCCTACAGCTACCACACAGCGCTCGCCGGCTGTGCACCGGACTTCACAGCGGGACACGCGGCTCTATGGTACTACGCCGTCTACACTACATTCACCCTTCTGCTACCTGCAGCCCTTATCCTCGGCTGCAACCTTAAG GTATTGATGATCGCCCGTTATCATCGACACCGCATCGCCAGCGCCATTTTTGAGGTGACACTATCGGCCCAGGTGACGATCACACACCAAAGGAATCCATTTTTCCTCCCAGGAGGCCTGACCAGCAAGTTCCGAGGTCGCAGTGCGGTATCCACCGTGCTACAACTACTCGGTTCCTTCTTCGTCCTCTACTTTCCGTACTACGGTGTCATAGTGTGGGAATCATCCGCGAGCACATTCCTCGTCGGGAAGGATTTCTACACCAGAGTGCATCCTCATCTGATCACCCTAGCGTCGACCCTGCTCACGTGCTCCCCTCCCGTGAACGGTCTCTTGTACGGAATCAAAAGCAAGGTGTTGAGGAAGTCCTTTCAGAACTACTGGAGAAAGCAGATGTCTAAAGTCGAGATCAACCATGAGATCCAAGCTAGAACCCCTTCTGCCTGTGGATCGCGAAGGCCGTCTCTGACACCTTTAGGGATTCTGACACGACCTACAGGATCGCTCCTACAGAGAAGACTCTCCGAGGCCTTCATAGACTCGAACAGATCTGCGCAGTCCTCTCCAAAGTCGAAGATGACTAGGATATCATCTGAGTTGTCCTGGAGACCTGTGTCCACCTCGGGTCTGGGCCTCACGTTCGTGGGGTCCGATATGGAAGGCGACACTCTGAAGCGCAACCAGTCAGTACGTCCTCAACACGCCGCCAGCTTCAGCACTCTCCAAGTCCCTCACAGTGAGCAGGACAAGTTGAGGAATGAAGAGCTAATCCGATCCTTCAGAATCGCTATAGCCAGCACTAAAAACACTGAGGACGATTCTAAAAGCCCTGGAATAATTCGTCCCGTGCTCAAATCCAGCGTTAGCAACACCAGCTTATTCGTACAACGAGTCCTGGGAGCCGGGAATATCCGGTTCAACCTCAAAGACAATACCCCCAGTGTTCCTCAAACTAGAAGATCACCTCGTATCCTCATAACGAGGGCTTTCTCCGAAGAATCTGAGCCTAAAACGCCCAGCTCGCCCGGAACTCCCAACCGGAAGGCCGACCTGGGCAAGAAACATTCCGTCCGTCTCGGCCACCACACTGATTTGTGA
- the LOC124368333 gene encoding fatty acyl-CoA reductase wat-like, with the protein MCPDVSAKNSNRSKIQQFYESKVIFLTGGTGFLGKILIDKLLRTCPTFERIYLLMREKNGLTIKERLTKLLDDVVFARLKKENPEFAKRLSVVHGDPHIPNLGLSANHVALLSETVDIVVHSAATLRFDERLGVAITTNMAGYQTALFACPRDV; encoded by the exons ATGTGCCCCGATGTGAGTGCTAAGAACTCCAACAGATCCAAGATCCAACAGTTTTACGAGAGTAAAGTAATTTTCCTAACAGGCGGAACAGGATTTCTGGGGAAAATACTCATTGATAAACTGCTCCGTACCTGTCCTACTTTTGAAAGAATCTACTTACTTATGCGTGAAAAAAATGGTTTGACAATCAAAGAAAGGCTGACAAAACTGCTGGATGATGTG GTGTTTGCAAGGCTTAAGAAAGAGAATCCGGAATTTGCAAAGAGGCTCTCGGTGGTTCATGGAGACCCTCACATACCTAACCTAGGACTCAGCGCCAATCATGTAGCCTTGCTGTCCGAGACTGTGGACATTGTGGTACACTCAGCGGCTACACTGAGGTTCGATGAGAGACTCGGTGTTGCCATCACGACAAACATGGCCGGGTACCAAACAGCTCTGTTTGCTTGCCCAAGAGATGTCTAG